A stretch of Buteo buteo chromosome 9, bButBut1.hap1.1, whole genome shotgun sequence DNA encodes these proteins:
- the STAT3 gene encoding signal transducer and activator of transcription 3 isoform X2, with the protein MAQWNQLQQLDTRYLEQLHQLYSDSFPMELRQFLAPWIESQDWAYAASKESHATLVFHNLLGEIDQQYSRFLQESNVLYQHNLRRIKQFLQSRYLEKPMEIARIVARCLWEESRLLQTAATAAQQGGQATHPTAAVVTEKQQMLEQHLQDVRKRVQDLEQKMKVVENLQDDFDFNYKTLKSQGDMQDLNGNNQSVTRQKMQQLEQMLTALDQMRRGIVSELAGLLSAMEYVQKMLADEELADWKRRQQIACIGGPPNICLDRLENWITSLAESQLQTRQQIKKLEELQQKVSYKGDPIVQHRPMLEERIVELFRNLMKSAFVVERQPCMPMHPDRPLVIKTGVQFTTKVRLLVKFPELNYQLKIKVCIDKDSGDVAALRGSRKFNILGTNTKVMNMEESNNGSLSAEFKHLTLREQRCGNGGRANCDASLIVTEELHLITFETEVYHQGLKIDLETHSLPVVVISNICQMPNAWASILWYNMLTNNPKNVNFFTKPPIGTWDQVAEVLSWQFSSTTKRGLSIEQLTTLAEKLLGPGVNYSGCQITWAKFCKENMAGKGFSFWVWLDNIIDLVKKYILALWNEGYIMGFISKERERAILSTKPPGTFLLRFSESSKEGGITFTWVEKDISGKTQIQSVEPYTKQQLNNMSFAEIIMGYKIMDATNILVSPLVYLYPDIPKEEAFGKYCRSESQEHSEATDSGAAPYLKTKFICVTPTSFSNSIDLPMSPRTLDSLMQFGNNSEGAEANAGGQFESLTFDMELTPECASSPM; encoded by the exons ATGGCCCAGTGgaaccagctgcagcagcttgaCACGCGATACCTGGAGCAGCTCCACCAGCTCTACAGCGACAGCTTTCCCATGGAGCTCCGGCAGTTTCTGGCCCCATGGATTGAGAGCCAGGACTG GGCGTATGCTGCCAGCAAGGAGTCGCATGCTACGCTGGTGTTCCACAACCTGCTGGGGGAGATCGACCAGCAGTACAGCCGCTTCCTGCAGGAGTCCAACGTCTTGTACCAGCACAACCTGCGGCGCATCAAGCAGTTCCTGCAG AGCAGATACTTGGAGAAGCCAATGGAAATAGCCCGCATCGTGGCTCGCTGCCTGTGGGAAGAGTCCCGGCTCCTCCAGACGGCTGCCACTGCAGCCCAG CAAGGGGGACAGGCAACGCATCCAACAGCAGCTGTAGTGACGGAAAAACAGCAGATGCTGGAGCAGCATCTGCAGGATGTGAGGAAGAGGGTGCAG GATCTGGAGCAGAAGATGAAAGTGGTGGAGAATCTCCAGGATGACTTTGATTTTAACTACAAGACTTTGAAAAGCCAAGGAG ACATGCAGGACCTGAATGGAAACAATCAGTCGGTGACCCGgcagaaaatgcagcagctggaaCAGATGCTCACGGCGCTGGACCAAATGCGAAGG GGTATTGTGAGTGAGCTGGCTGGACTGTTGTCAGCTATGGAGTATGTGCAGAAGATGCTGGCAGATGAGGAACTGGCAGACTGGAAGAGACGGCAGCAGATCGCCTGCATTGGTGGCCCACCAAATATCTGCTTAGACCGGCTCGAGAACTG GATAACCTCTCTTGCTGAATCACAGCTACAGACCCGGCAGCAGATAAAGAAGTTGGAAGAACTGCAGCAGAAAGTGTCCTACAAGGGTGACCCAATTGTCCAACACCGGCCCATGCTGGAGGAGCGGATTGTGGAGCTGTTCAGGAACCTGATGAAAAG TGCTTTCGTTGTGGAGAGGCAGCCCTGCATGCCTATGCACCCCGACCGGCCCCTGGTCATCAAAACTGGCGTGCAGTTCACCACCAAAGTCAG GTTGTTGGTCAAGTTTCCAGAGCTGAACTATCAGCTGAAAATTAAAGTCTGCATTGACAA GGACTCCGGGGATGTTGCAGCACTTCGGGG GTCCCGGAAATTTAACATCCTGGGGACAAACACCAAGGTCATGAACATGGAGGAGTCAAACAATGGTAGCCTCTCAGCAGAGTTCAAGCACCTG ACCCTGCGGGAGCAACGGTGCGGTAATGGAGGCAGAGCCAACTGTGAT GCCTCGCTGATAGTCACTGAGGAGCTGCACCTCATCACCTTCGAGACGGAGGTGTATCACCAGGGGTTGAAGATCGACCTGGAG ACCCACTCACTGCCTGTGGTGGTCATCTCCAACATCTGCCAGATGCCCAATGCCTGGGCATCCATCCTGTGGTACAACATGCTGACTAACAACCCCAAG AACGTGAACTTCTTCACCAAACCCCCCATTGGGACCTGGGACCAGGTGGCAGAGGTGCTGAGCTGGCAGTTCTCCTCCACCACAAAGCGCGGCCTCAGCATCGAGCAGCTGACAACGCTGGCAGAAAAACTTCTAG GGCCAGGTGTGAATTACTCTGGCTGTCAGATCACCTGGGCCAAGTTCTGCAAG GAGAACATGGCTGgcaaaggcttttctttctgggtCTGGCTGGACAACATCATTGACTTGGTGAAAAAGTACATCCTGGCGCTGTGGAACGAAGG GTACATCATGGGGTTCATCAGCAAGGAGCGGGAGCGAGCCATCCTGAGCACCAAGCCTCCAGGAACCTTCCTGCTGCGGTTCAGCGAGAGCAGCAAGGAAGGTGGCATCACCTTCACGTGGGTGGAGAAGGACATCAGCG GGAAGACCCAGATCCAGTCTGTGGAGCCTTACaccaagcagcagctgaacaacATGTCATTTGCGGAGATCATCATGGGCTACAAAATCATGGATGCCACCAACATCCTGGTGTCCCCCCTGGTGTACCTGTACCCAGACATCCCCAAGGAGGAGGCATTTGGGAAGTACTGCCGCTCTGAGAGCCAGGAGCACTCTGAAGCTACTGACTCAG GTGCTGCTCCGTATCTGAAGACCAAGTTCATCTGTGTCACTCC CACCTCCTTCAGCAACAGCATCGACCTGCCCATGTCCCCGCGCACCCTGGACTCGCTCATGCAGTTTGGCAACAACAGTGAGGGAGCAGAGGCTAATGCAGGAGGGCAGTTTG AGTCGCTGACCTTCGACATGGAGCTGACCCCGGAGTGTGCTTCTTCACCGATGTGA
- the STAT3 gene encoding signal transducer and activator of transcription 3 isoform X1: protein MAQWNQLQQLDTRYLEQLHQLYSDSFPMELRQFLAPWIESQDWAYAASKESHATLVFHNLLGEIDQQYSRFLQESNVLYQHNLRRIKQFLQSRYLEKPMEIARIVARCLWEESRLLQTAATAAQQGGQATHPTAAVVTEKQQMLEQHLQDVRKRVQDLEQKMKVVENLQDDFDFNYKTLKSQGDMQDLNGNNQSVTRQKMQQLEQMLTALDQMRRGIVSELAGLLSAMEYVQKMLADEELADWKRRQQIACIGGPPNICLDRLENWITSLAESQLQTRQQIKKLEELQQKVSYKGDPIVQHRPMLEERIVELFRNLMKSAFVVERQPCMPMHPDRPLVIKTGVQFTTKVRLLVKFPELNYQLKIKVCIDKDSGDVAALRGSRKFNILGTNTKVMNMEESNNGSLSAEFKHLTLREQRCGNGGRANCDASLIVTEELHLITFETEVYHQGLKIDLETHSLPVVVISNICQMPNAWASILWYNMLTNNPKNVNFFTKPPIGTWDQVAEVLSWQFSSTTKRGLSIEQLTTLAEKLLGPGVNYSGCQITWAKFCKENMAGKGFSFWVWLDNIIDLVKKYILALWNEGYIMGFISKERERAILSTKPPGTFLLRFSESSKEGGITFTWVEKDISGKTQIQSVEPYTKQQLNNMSFAEIIMGYKIMDATNILVSPLVYLYPDIPKEEAFGKYCRSESQEHSEATDSGSAAPYLKTKFICVTPTSFSNSIDLPMSPRTLDSLMQFGNNSEGAEANAGGQFESLTFDMELTPECASSPM, encoded by the exons ATGGCCCAGTGgaaccagctgcagcagcttgaCACGCGATACCTGGAGCAGCTCCACCAGCTCTACAGCGACAGCTTTCCCATGGAGCTCCGGCAGTTTCTGGCCCCATGGATTGAGAGCCAGGACTG GGCGTATGCTGCCAGCAAGGAGTCGCATGCTACGCTGGTGTTCCACAACCTGCTGGGGGAGATCGACCAGCAGTACAGCCGCTTCCTGCAGGAGTCCAACGTCTTGTACCAGCACAACCTGCGGCGCATCAAGCAGTTCCTGCAG AGCAGATACTTGGAGAAGCCAATGGAAATAGCCCGCATCGTGGCTCGCTGCCTGTGGGAAGAGTCCCGGCTCCTCCAGACGGCTGCCACTGCAGCCCAG CAAGGGGGACAGGCAACGCATCCAACAGCAGCTGTAGTGACGGAAAAACAGCAGATGCTGGAGCAGCATCTGCAGGATGTGAGGAAGAGGGTGCAG GATCTGGAGCAGAAGATGAAAGTGGTGGAGAATCTCCAGGATGACTTTGATTTTAACTACAAGACTTTGAAAAGCCAAGGAG ACATGCAGGACCTGAATGGAAACAATCAGTCGGTGACCCGgcagaaaatgcagcagctggaaCAGATGCTCACGGCGCTGGACCAAATGCGAAGG GGTATTGTGAGTGAGCTGGCTGGACTGTTGTCAGCTATGGAGTATGTGCAGAAGATGCTGGCAGATGAGGAACTGGCAGACTGGAAGAGACGGCAGCAGATCGCCTGCATTGGTGGCCCACCAAATATCTGCTTAGACCGGCTCGAGAACTG GATAACCTCTCTTGCTGAATCACAGCTACAGACCCGGCAGCAGATAAAGAAGTTGGAAGAACTGCAGCAGAAAGTGTCCTACAAGGGTGACCCAATTGTCCAACACCGGCCCATGCTGGAGGAGCGGATTGTGGAGCTGTTCAGGAACCTGATGAAAAG TGCTTTCGTTGTGGAGAGGCAGCCCTGCATGCCTATGCACCCCGACCGGCCCCTGGTCATCAAAACTGGCGTGCAGTTCACCACCAAAGTCAG GTTGTTGGTCAAGTTTCCAGAGCTGAACTATCAGCTGAAAATTAAAGTCTGCATTGACAA GGACTCCGGGGATGTTGCAGCACTTCGGGG GTCCCGGAAATTTAACATCCTGGGGACAAACACCAAGGTCATGAACATGGAGGAGTCAAACAATGGTAGCCTCTCAGCAGAGTTCAAGCACCTG ACCCTGCGGGAGCAACGGTGCGGTAATGGAGGCAGAGCCAACTGTGAT GCCTCGCTGATAGTCACTGAGGAGCTGCACCTCATCACCTTCGAGACGGAGGTGTATCACCAGGGGTTGAAGATCGACCTGGAG ACCCACTCACTGCCTGTGGTGGTCATCTCCAACATCTGCCAGATGCCCAATGCCTGGGCATCCATCCTGTGGTACAACATGCTGACTAACAACCCCAAG AACGTGAACTTCTTCACCAAACCCCCCATTGGGACCTGGGACCAGGTGGCAGAGGTGCTGAGCTGGCAGTTCTCCTCCACCACAAAGCGCGGCCTCAGCATCGAGCAGCTGACAACGCTGGCAGAAAAACTTCTAG GGCCAGGTGTGAATTACTCTGGCTGTCAGATCACCTGGGCCAAGTTCTGCAAG GAGAACATGGCTGgcaaaggcttttctttctgggtCTGGCTGGACAACATCATTGACTTGGTGAAAAAGTACATCCTGGCGCTGTGGAACGAAGG GTACATCATGGGGTTCATCAGCAAGGAGCGGGAGCGAGCCATCCTGAGCACCAAGCCTCCAGGAACCTTCCTGCTGCGGTTCAGCGAGAGCAGCAAGGAAGGTGGCATCACCTTCACGTGGGTGGAGAAGGACATCAGCG GGAAGACCCAGATCCAGTCTGTGGAGCCTTACaccaagcagcagctgaacaacATGTCATTTGCGGAGATCATCATGGGCTACAAAATCATGGATGCCACCAACATCCTGGTGTCCCCCCTGGTGTACCTGTACCCAGACATCCCCAAGGAGGAGGCATTTGGGAAGTACTGCCGCTCTGAGAGCCAGGAGCACTCTGAAGCTACTGACTCAGGTA GTGCTGCTCCGTATCTGAAGACCAAGTTCATCTGTGTCACTCC CACCTCCTTCAGCAACAGCATCGACCTGCCCATGTCCCCGCGCACCCTGGACTCGCTCATGCAGTTTGGCAACAACAGTGAGGGAGCAGAGGCTAATGCAGGAGGGCAGTTTG AGTCGCTGACCTTCGACATGGAGCTGACCCCGGAGTGTGCTTCTTCACCGATGTGA